In the Leptotrichia sp. oral taxon 223 genome, TCCAAAATCTTCACACTTTTAAACCCAACTTTTCTAGCAATTTCCAGACTTTCTTCAAAATAAAAATCAATATTTTTAGTTTCGTGTGCATCAGAAGAAATTGTAATTGGAATATTTTTGGCTAATATTCTTTCCAGTATTGGAACACTCGGATAAGGAGTTTGTGTCCATCCTCTTGACATTCCACCAGTATTAATTTCAATAATCGCATCAGTTTTTGCTATTTCATCCAGTACATATTCTACTTTCTTTTTATACCAGTCAGCATTTTCATCAAAATATTTCAAATTTTTGTTAAATTTTCGTACTAAATCCAAATGCCCAATAATATCAGGTTTTTGAGTATGTACCATTTCCACAATATTATCAAAATATGCTTCAATGAATGTCCTTTCGTCTTCATCTGCATAATTTTTTATTCCGTATTTCAAAATTTCAGGCGTGTTATCAACACAATAATACTCGTCTTTTTTCTTATCTTTCACATAATGAACAGATCCAATCCTAAAATCAAGTCCCATTTCCTTATCAATTTCCTTGTTATACCCAGTATAAAAATCAGCTTCGATTCCAATATAAACCTGCATTTTATTTTTGTATTTTTCTTTTAGTTCTTTTAATTCCTTCAAATATTCCTGTGTTCCTTGTTCCGTCATACACGGTTCTGTATCAAATGCTGTAAAAGAATGCCCCGAAAGTCCGACACTTGTAAATCCTTTCTCTATTGCAGTTAAAATATAATCTTCAGCATTGTTTTTACCATCGCAGTAAAATGTGTGGGCATGAAGATTTGATGGGAAAATTGTTTTTTTAGTTTGCATTTTTATCAGCTCCTTCCTTATTAAAAATTAAACTTTTTTCAATTTTTTTTACACTTTTTTCAAAATCTATAATTTTTTCTAAGATAATTCTGATTTATTTTTTTGTTTTTTGTATTATTATTATTTTTCATACACTTTTTTATATACAAAAGAAAAAATAATAATTGAAATAACAAATACCCAACCTTCTATAATTACTAAATTTGTTACTAATTTAGTCTGATAAAGTCCTGCAAATATATCAATAAAAGTGTGCAATAAAATGGCTATAGGAAATAATATTTTTTTATTTTTAAAATGCACGCTGTAAAAAACAAGTATTGAACAGGCTATATGTACCAAAATTGCGCTAATTCTTTCAATTAATGAGATTTCTAAAGTTCCAAAAGAGATAGAAGCTATTAATTGAGGTATTGCTTGCAATGATTTAAGTTGAACTTGATTATTACCTGCCTGTTCCAAAAGTTTTGCAAACTGTCCTGAATTAATCATTTGGGCAAATACTAGACATTGTATACCAGCAAAAGTAAGTATAAATATCATTTCAATCCCACTATATCCTATCCCATATGAAATAGCAGTTTTCTTATTTTTTCTTTTTTTCAACAAAAATTTAAATACCACAAATCTTCCACTTTCTTCAAATATTCCTGCCAATAATGCTGGAACAATCACAAATACCCATTTATTATTCGCTATATAGTCGCTAATTGGATTTTTGACCTGAAACAAAAACACTTTAGGAATACTTTCTAAAATAATTGCAAATAAAATAAATGTAACAGCTCCAATAAATATAGTTGATATTGGCTCTTTTGTCTTAATTTTCCATATTGCAGCGATTATTAAAGGTACAGCCGTTCCAATAATAATCATTAAAATTATTGCGGTAATAGTACTAGTTCCAATATATTCATAATTCATAATTACCCCCTAATTTTTTATTTTTCATAAATAATATTCATATCTTGTTCTTATAAATAATTCATGCAAAATTTTTGCAATAATAAACAAAAAAAATATTTTTTACTTCTCACCACCCATCTTCTCCTGCTTAACTTTATGATCAATAATATGTCTTTTAGCCAATTCTTCTTTTATATCCTGTATTGTAAGTCCCTGTTCAATCATTAAAACCAAAGTATGATAATATAAGTCTGCAATTTCATATCTCAATTCATCATTATCATTATTTTTAGCCCCAATTATAACTTCTGTACACTCTTCCCCAACTTTTTTTAGAATTTTATCAAGCCCTTTTTCAAAAAGATAACTTGTATATGATTTTTCCTTAGGATTGACCTTTCTATCTTTTATTAAATTATAAAGTTTCTCAGAACTAAAATTACTGTAATTCTCTGCTTCAAATAAAGAATTGAAAAAACAGCTTTCAGAGCCAGTATGGCAAGCAGGACCTTCCTTTTTCACTTCCATAAGCAAAGAATCCGAATCACAATCATATTTTAATGAAACAACATTCTGATAATTTCCCGAAGTTTCTCCTTTTAACCAAAGTTTTTGTCTACTTCTACTGAAAAAACAAGTTTTCTTATCTCTCAAAGTTATTTCTAGGCTTTCCTTATTCATATACGCAAGTGTCAGCACTTCTTTTGTATAATAATCTTGTATTATTGCGGGAACAAGCCCCTTTTCATCAAATTTCATTTTTTCTATTTCCATTTTGTACCCTTTCTTTTCTTTATTTTATAAAAATTTTCAAATTTATTTTATTAAAATCTCTTGTCAAATTCTTTAGCATCAATTTTATAATTGAATATTCATACAGAAAATTAAAATTTACCATTCTGCTTTTCGCTTCTGTACGTAATCATAAAATTTTTTATATAACTGTCTCATCTCATCTGGCGCTTTCATTGAATGTCGATACATAAATTTATTACCAAATTTACTATTGAAGATAAATTTCAAGACAATTACCAATATGATTAATGGGACAAAACGAAATATATTCATTTTTTTAGGCGATAATTTTCCGCAATCTCTTTTCAAAAAACGAAAATTCTTTTTTAATTGTCTTGCTGTCTTATACATAATCTTTCTTTCTGTCCATACTTTTTTTGGATTACTGGCTTCATAATATGCATCTGCAATCGGCACTACTAACGCCAAATGGCAAAGCTGCCAAATATGCATATCCTTTACTTCCTGATAAGGAATATTTGCCTTTTTAAATATCATGGAAAGGGCTTCTGTTCTTTCTGATTTCATTCCAGAAATTTCAGCAAATGTGGTTGGCTGTATTAACCATGGCGTAAGTGCTCCATCAAGTACATCTCCATTAATACTGCCTCCCGCTCCTGGAAAAGCTGGAAGAATTTTTCCTTTTCCACAGATTTTCTCCCATTTGCTATAGTCATCAATAGAGTTTACCATAGTAACAATACATCTGCTCTGATTCATTTTCAATTCCTCAAGTGCCTGATATAGTTGATTTTCTCTAACTGTCAGAAAAATAAAATCATAAATATCATTATCCAGCAATTCAAAACAAACAGAAACATCTGCCTTTTTAATCTTTTTATTTTCTAAATAAAGAAGTCCTTTTGTTTTAAGAACCTCCAATCTCTTTCCTCTTGCATAAACGCTGGTGTCATAACCTGCCTTAGCAAATAAAGCCGCATAAATTGATCCTATCACCCCAGCTCCGTATATTAATAATCTCATATTTTTGTATTCCTATATAAATTTCTATAATTTATTTTCCCAATTTTTTTTAAATATATAAATATATTTTAATAAATCTTCCATTTCAAAAACAGAAGCTTCGTAAATCATTTTTTTGTTAATTTTTCTAAAATCTCTTCTTTTATTCATCTTTTTGTCCTTTCTAAAAATTTAAAATTTAGTTTTATTGTGACATAATTTATGGTATAATATAGATATAAATAATATGTAAAGGAGTGGGTTACTATGAAAATTATACCAATTCGTGATTTAAAAAATACAGTCGAAATTGAAAAATATTGTTCCGAAGAACAAGGACCTGTATTTATAACTAAAAACGGTTATGGACGTTTAGTTGTTATGAATATTGAATATTATGAACGAACTATGCGTGAAATTGAAGAAGCAAAACTTCTACTTGATGGAATAAAAGATGTTCAAAATAACAATACTTTAGACGGCAAAAATACTATTAATGAATTAAGAGGTAAATATGGAATCTAAATATTCTTATCAATTTACTAAAAGTGCTAAAAATGATTTAGAGCAGATTCTTCATTATATCAAAGTAGAATTAAATAATCCAACAGCTGCAACCTCTTTTATAAATAAATTTCAAGAATCCGTTACTAACATTCAGTTATTTCCAAATAGTTGGCCAAAAGTTATAAATAAATTTTTACCAGAATACATTATTATTAGAAAAAAATTGATTAACAACTATATTTTGTATTATTCTGTAAATGATAATTTAAAAAGTATAATTATTTTGCGTATTGTTTTTAGCCATAGAGATACTGACAATATTCTAAAAAATAAAAACTTATGAGAGGGATTTTCTCTCTTTTTTAATTAAAACCCTTTTTTGTTAGATCAATAACATTTTTCAATATCATAAGTAAATTGTAATGTATTTCTTTTTTTTTAAATTTATATTTTTTGTGGAACATCATCAAATCCCAATTCTCCTATTTGGATTACTTTATAAAAGAAATACGACGATAAAGAACTTTGTGATAAATCTTTAAGCCTTCCATACCTATTTATAGTCCAATTTTGTGAAATTGCCCTTTCTCCATATCTTTCACATCTTGTAATGACCGAATTAGCCGCTTGTTTTCTACTAACATTCCTTTCTAAACAATATCTTGAAGCATTTGAAACACAATTATAAATAATTGCAAAAATTTGTGAAACAGAAAAATCTTCTAACAAAGTTTTTAATACACTGTTTGTTTTTTTACCAACCGAAAAAGAAAAATTCACTTTTTCCATTTGATACAATAGATACTCTATGCATTCTTCTAAAGCAATTTTTTTCCAAAGATCAAATGCATCTTTTGAATATTCTTCACTATAAAATTTAGGATTTAATATTTGTTGTAATAGTTCATCATCTAAATTTTTAATATTTATTAAATAAGAAACTTTAAAAGTGTCATATGTAATCGGATAGTTTTTTTCATTAAAACTAAAACTTTCTAAGTCACTTTCAGGATCTATTAAAATTATTTTTCTGTCAACCAAATATTTATAAATTTCTAATTCAAATTCATTAGATTTAGTATAAGGTACTAATTTAAACATTTTTTCTTTTTTACTTTCTATTACATATTCATCTTCTCGCATTCCAGCTCGTATTAAAGCTCCTAAATAAACTTTTTCAAGAAAAGATAATTCATTATAATCTATACTTTCGTCTCTATTATCAAATATTTCAAATAAATTTTCCCTTCTTATGTTTTCTATTTCTATTTCCTTTAGTAGACAATTTGAACACTTACATTCTGTAAATGGTTTATGAAAACAATTTGGACAGTATAATTCATAGTTTCGATACCCAGTATTATTAGTTTTGGAATGTCTATCTGCAACAAGTATTTCTCCACAAAATTCACATTTATATTCAAAAAATTTTTTAGGAGGAAATGATTTATAAAAAACAAACTCAGAAGAATTTATGCTATATTCATTCAATAGATCTGTTACTTTAACTCCACTGTAATATTTATCCATTAATATTTCAATTTCTTTTTCCGATAAATGCTTCAAACTATTATACATTTTATTCCTACTTTCATTTTTTATTAACTTGATAAATTTTAAATCCTCATTTCCACTCCATTATCCCTCAAATACTTTTTCAGCTCCATAATTTCCACTTCCTTAAAATGAAAAATCGAAGCTGCGAGTCCCGCATCAATTCCTGGTATTTTAAATAATTCCTTAAAATGTTCCATATTACCAGCTCCACCTGACGCAATTATCGGAATTGATAATTTTTTAACCAAAATTGATAAAAGTTCTAAATCAAAGCCAGTTTTAACGCCATCCGTATCAATACTGTTCACGACAACTTCCCCAGCGCCGTTTTCCTGCCCCTGCACAAACCATTCAATTGCATCAATTCCAGTGTTTTCCCTCCCACCTTTTGCAAAAACTTTAAATTTTCCATCAACCCGTTTTACATCGACTGACAAAACAACACACTGATTTCCATATTTTTTTGCAGCTTCTTCAATTAATTTTGGATTTCTTATTGCTCCTGAATTGACACTTACTTTATCTGCTCCCGCTTTTAACACTCTGTCAAAATCATCTAGTGTGTTTATCCCACCGCCAACAGTAAGCGGAATAAATATCTGACTTGCCACTTCCTTTAAAATATCAGTAAAAAGCCCTCTTTCCTCAACAGTTGCTGTAATATCATAAAAAACAAGTTCATCTGCACCAGATTTATTATAAAACTTTGCTAACTCAACTGGACTGTCAACTTCTTTTATCCCAGTAAAATTAACGCCTTTTACCACTTTCCCGTTTCTCACGTCCAAACAGGGAACAATTCTCTTTGCAAGCATTTTTGCACCCACTTTCTTTTAATATACAATATTTACATTTTCAATTTCAATTAAACAATTTTTAAAATATTACTTGCTAACTTCCAACACTTTCTTTAAATCTAAATTTCCAGAATAAATTGCTTTTCCAACAATCGCTCCATAAACCCCATTTTCATTAAGTTCCTTTATTTCGTCTAAAAATGTAATTCCGCCTGAAGCTATAATATCTGCTTTTACTATTTTGGACAATTTTTTATAAATTTCAAGATTTGTACCATTTAACATTCCATCTTTTGAAATGTCAGTATAAATTATTGTTTTTACTCCGATATCCGATAATTTTTTGCAAAATTCAACTGAATTTAATTCAACAGTTTCAGTCCATCCCTTTACAGCAACTTTTTCATTTTTCGCATCCACAGAAACTGCAATTTTATCTCCATATTTTTTTACCATTTCTCTTAAAAACTCTTCATTTTCAACAGCAATCGTTCCTAAAATAACTCTATTTACACCTAAATCAATATATTTTTTTATTCTTTCTTCATCACGGATTCCGCCACCAACTTGAACAAAAAAATCACTCTTTTCTACAAGTTCCTTTATAACTTCATAATTTTTAGTATTTCCATCTTTTGCCCCATCCAAATCTACAATATGAAGATTTTTTGAATTATTTTTATTAAAAAAATCCAAAACTTCGACAGGATTTTTAAAAAATACTTCCACCTGATTATAATCGCCTTGTTTTAATCTAACTGCCTGACCGTTATGTAAGTCTATCGCTGGAAAAATCTCTATCATAATTAATCTCCTTCAAATATTATATACTTTTATTTTATAACTCTATTTTTTGATGTACTGCAAAATTTTTCAAAGGAAGTTAGGTCATTCCAAAACATAAAGGAAAAATCCTAATATTTGGAATATCTGCTCTAACAACCATACTCAAATTCTAACTTTGATAAAAAATCTCAAAATATTAATCAAACATTTTTATTTTATCCAGATTTTTTTGAAATATTTTCTTATTATTGTAAAAATCAGTTTTATTCGCCTTTGCCAGCTCTGATTTTATATACCAGTTTTGATACCTGTTGTAATACAATATTTCTTCACTTGGCTTATTTTTTCCTTCAAAATTTTCATAATAAAAATCAATTGCATCCTGTGTACGGTTCTCATTTAAATAAAAACTTATCGCAAACCATCCCATCGTTAATTTATATGCCCACGCTTGCTCATCAGAAATATGTGATTCTTCCGTTTTTGTTTTATCATCGCACATCTTCATAATGGAATTTAAACTTGCAAGTGCCGCTTTTTCATCGTTTTTCATAACATTCCAGATTGCATCTCTTCCTATCGTATATGTTACAGCAATTTTAGTGATTAAATAATCAGGGTATTCCCTTTTAAGTTTTTCATAATTTTTATCAAACGCTACTGTATCTCCTTTGTTAGAATAATACATATTTGAAAAAAATAATTTTGACACTTCATAAGGATTATATTTTTCATACCTCTTAAAATTATTTAATTTTTCAGCATCACTTTTTCCAAGTGCATTATAAATATTTATCAAATTTTCTGACAATACAAAATTCTTCTCATTCTTTTTCAGCAATTCTTCAATTTTCAATGCCAATTTTTTTACTTTTTCTCTGTCAGGTTCACTCACCACATTAGGTATTTCTTTATCCAGTTCTATTGTTTTTACTATTATTTCCTGAGAAACTCCTAATTTTGACAAATCCTGCCTTATCATTTCGCTTCGACTTTTAGCATTCATATTCACTATTGCAAAAATACTCATCAATAATATTATCTTCTTCATAAATACCTCTTTCTCAATTAAAAAATAAATTATCAAAACCAACCTAAAAATGAATAAATTAAGTAAAATAATTACAATTTTACTTTTACTTTACTAATTCACCCCAGTTTTTCAATAACTTCAATCCAGTATCTCCAGATTTTTCAGGATGAAATTGCATTCCATATACATTTTTATTTTTTACAATTCCAGGAATTTTTGTTCCGTACTCTGAATATGTGACAATGTTTTTTGTATCAGTTTTTGCAAAATATGAATGAACATAATAAACATATTCATTATTGTCTATATTTTTTAAAATTTTATCATCTTTAAATCCATCATTTATGGCTAAACTATTCCATCCCATATGAGGTATTTTCAAATCAGAGTTTTCTGAAATATATTTTTTTATCTCCTCAACAGTTCCATTTATAAGCCCAAGCCCTTCATATTCCCCATATTCATAACTTTTTTCAAAAAGCATCTGCATACCAAGACAAATTCCCAAAAACGGCTTCCCTTTTTTCGCTTCGCTTATCAAAGTTTCTTTTAGCCCATATTTTTCCAAATTCCCAATAGCATCTCTAAAAGCTCCAACTCCTGGCAATATTATCCCCTTAGCATTTTTTATCTCTTCAATATCGTTAGTCAGCTTTGTATCCAGTCCGACATAGTTTAAAGACGAAAGTAAGGAAAAAAGGTTTCCTACCCCATAATCAATTACTGCTATCATAAGTAAAAAAATCCTTTCTATTTTATTGTTTGTTTTAATAATTTTATATACATTTCATCATTTTGTTTTATCAATTCTATTCTTCCATTATTCAATTTATCAAATAAAGTTAGTGCTTCTATCGTTTTTATATCATTCCCTGTATTTAAAATCTCACCCATTATTTTTTGTGCTTCATCTTTTTGTTTTTCTTTATTATTCTTATCAATTTTATATGCTACATGACCAATCATACCAATTGTATTTTTTACCAAAAAAAATGGATTAACAACCCCAAAAGCAACATCTAACCCCAACATTTTTTTCATTATAAAAAATGCTATATTATCATTTAAAGCTTTTGAATTGTATACATATTCTTTTAACTTTTCGCTCCATTTTTGATGCTGTACTTTATATGTTTCACATTTTTCTATTATTTCTTTTGTTGATTGTTTGAGATAATCTTCATTATAATTTTGGCTTACTATTGGCTCAAGATATGTTGCAAAACAATACAGATAAAGAGAGTACCAGTATTCTGATATTAATTTACATTTCTCTTCTATATTTTTTAAAATTTCTTCTGCTTTATCTTTTTCTTTTGAAATATCCTTTAATTCATTGATTTGATTTTTGTAAAATTTTATTGCTTGCAGCGAATCCCGTTTTATATTTTGAATAGAAGTTATTGTTGCTTGTTGTTGCATTTCATTTTCCAAAATATAACTTAATGTTTTTTGAATATTTTTTAAAAATTCTTCATTGCCTTGTAATTTACTTTTTTTATCATTTTCAAGAAATTTTTGAATATTTACTATTCCTTTTTCAATTTTTTTTAAACTACCATTAATTTGTGCCATAAAATACTGACCTGTTATAATGGACATTACAGAAAAAATCCCACCAATAATTTGAGGAGTATTAGATAATGGCTCGAATATTGCTTGTCCTACGATTTTATTATTCACACCATTAACAATATTTCCTCTAACACCACGACCATTTTGAGCAACTTTTTGTAACGCTCCTAATCCTTTGTCATATATTGCTCTATAAGCATCTTTATTATTTTGTAAATTTACTACTGCTGGGAACATTTGCATTAAATTATCTAATTTTCCAACTAAATTTATATCTATTTTTTGATAACTATTTATATTTTTATTAAATTCTGATAAATTATCATCAATTTCGATACCTAGTTCTCGCATAGTTTTATTAGAAATCATTTTTTTATCTTTTTTTACAATTTTAATAATTGCATTCCACATTTTTTATCCTTTCTTAATATTTTAAAATCTAGTACTATAAAATTATTTGCCCTTCATTCTTGTTATACCATAAAATTACTATAAAAACAATTTTTTACTTTTTATTAAATTTAGAATTTATATCGTATAAACAAAAAGAAGCAAAATATAATCAGCTATTTTTCACTATTTTAAACTCCACTTTAGCTTTTTTCTTTACTATTTTCATTAATATTTATCCTTTTTTTTTCTTCCATATTTATACTTTTCTTCTTAAAATATTGTTTTATTTTATCTTATCATATAATTTCAAAAAAAGATAGGGAAATACTTTTGATAATTTTTTCTTATACAATAGAAATAAGTTAAAAAAATTCATATTTTTTCTCTTATAAGTTGAAAAACTTTACAATAAATGATATAATTTTCTTATATAGGCGGTGATAAAATGATAAAAAGAGAACAATATTTAAAAGAAATTAGAAAATTTGTGGATAAACCTGTAATAAAAGTTATTACTGGTATGCGTAGAAGTGGTAAATCTATGATATTAAAATTAATATCTAAAGAACTTGAAGAAAATGGTATAAACAAGGAAAATATTATTTTTATTAATTTTGAGTCTTTAATTATCTAAAAGCACTTGAAAATGCCTATATTATTTCAAAAGTTCAAAGATACGACATAAAAGGAAATTCCATTTTAGAAACGCAAGAAAAATTTTATCTTCTTGATCTAGGATTAAAACATTCTCAATTAGGATATAGAGCAATAACTAAACAATTTAGGGGAAATAAATTAATGTTATTCCCCTTAATTTTTTATTTTTAATTCTAATTTCCCAATTTTTTCTGTTCTTCCTTATATTTTTCGCTTTTCTTTATATTCTCAATAACATTTTCTAAATAATCAGTTCTCCGTTTCGTTATCTCAAAAAGTTTTCCATAATACACACCTTCATCTTTATTTGCTAGAATAAAATACATTTGTGCCTCATTTTCTCTAAATTCTAGCCACTCCCTTTGTGAACTCAACAATCCATTTGATTGTT is a window encoding:
- the hisA gene encoding 1-(5-phosphoribosyl)-5-[(5-phosphoribosylamino)methylideneamino]imidazole-4-carboxamide isomerase is translated as MIEIFPAIDLHNGQAVRLKQGDYNQVEVFFKNPVEVLDFFNKNNSKNLHIVDLDGAKDGNTKNYEVIKELVEKSDFFVQVGGGIRDEERIKKYIDLGVNRVILGTIAVENEEFLREMVKKYGDKIAVSVDAKNEKVAVKGWTETVELNSVEFCKKLSDIGVKTIIYTDISKDGMLNGTNLEIYKKLSKIVKADIIASGGITFLDEIKELNENGVYGAIVGKAIYSGNLDLKKVLEVSK
- the hisF gene encoding imidazole glycerol phosphate synthase subunit HisF yields the protein MLAKRIVPCLDVRNGKVVKGVNFTGIKEVDSPVELAKFYNKSGADELVFYDITATVEERGLFTDILKEVASQIFIPLTVGGGINTLDDFDRVLKAGADKVSVNSGAIRNPKLIEEAAKKYGNQCVVLSVDVKRVDGKFKVFAKGGRENTGIDAIEWFVQGQENGAGEVVVNSIDTDGVKTGFDLELLSILVKKLSIPIIASGGAGNMEHFKELFKIPGIDAGLAASIFHFKEVEIMELKKYLRDNGVEMRI
- a CDS encoding ketopantoate reductase family protein encodes the protein MRLLIYGAGVIGSIYAALFAKAGYDTSVYARGKRLEVLKTKGLLYLENKKIKKADVSVCFELLDNDIYDFIFLTVRENQLYQALEELKMNQSRCIVTMVNSIDDYSKWEKICGKGKILPAFPGAGGSINGDVLDGALTPWLIQPTTFAEISGMKSERTEALSMIFKKANIPYQEVKDMHIWQLCHLALVVPIADAYYEASNPKKVWTERKIMYKTARQLKKNFRFLKRDCGKLSPKKMNIFRFVPLIILVIVLKFIFNSKFGNKFMYRHSMKAPDEMRQLYKKFYDYVQKRKAEW
- a CDS encoding type II toxin-antitoxin system Phd/YefM family antitoxin; this translates as MKIIPIRDLKNTVEIEKYCSEEQGPVFITKNGYGRLVVMNIEYYERTMREIEEAKLLLDGIKDVQNNNTLDGKNTINELRGKYGI
- a CDS encoding YhfC family intramembrane metalloprotease, which codes for MNYEYIGTSTITAIILMIIIGTAVPLIIAAIWKIKTKEPISTIFIGAVTFILFAIILESIPKVFLFQVKNPISDYIANNKWVFVIVPALLAGIFEESGRFVVFKFLLKKRKNKKTAISYGIGYSGIEMIFILTFAGIQCLVFAQMINSGQFAKLLEQAGNNQVQLKSLQAIPQLIASISFGTLEISLIERISAILVHIACSILVFYSVHFKNKKILFPIAILLHTFIDIFAGLYQTKLVTNLVIIEGWVFVISIIIFSFVYKKVYEK
- the hisIE gene encoding bifunctional phosphoribosyl-AMP cyclohydrolase/phosphoribosyl-ATP diphosphatase HisIE, translated to MEIEKMKFDEKGLVPAIIQDYYTKEVLTLAYMNKESLEITLRDKKTCFFSRSRQKLWLKGETSGNYQNVVSLKYDCDSDSLLMEVKKEGPACHTGSESCFFNSLFEAENYSNFSSEKLYNLIKDRKVNPKEKSYTSYLFEKGLDKILKKVGEECTEVIIGAKNNDNDELRYEIADLYYHTLVLMIEQGLTIQDIKEELAKRHIIDHKVKQEKMGGEK
- a CDS encoding type II toxin-antitoxin system RelE/ParE family toxin, with the protein product MESKYSYQFTKSAKNDLEQILHYIKVELNNPTAATSFINKFQESVTNIQLFPNSWPKVINKFLPEYIIIRKKLINNYILYYSVNDNLKSIIILRIVFSHRDTDNILKNKNL
- the hisH gene encoding imidazole glycerol phosphate synthase subunit HisH, translating into MIAVIDYGVGNLFSLLSSLNYVGLDTKLTNDIEEIKNAKGIILPGVGAFRDAIGNLEKYGLKETLISEAKKGKPFLGICLGMQMLFEKSYEYGEYEGLGLINGTVEEIKKYISENSDLKIPHMGWNSLAINDGFKDDKILKNIDNNEYVYYVHSYFAKTDTKNIVTYSEYGTKIPGIVKNKNVYGMQFHPEKSGDTGLKLLKNWGELVK
- a CDS encoding AAA family ATPase encodes the protein MIKREQYLKEIRKFVDKPVIKVITGMRRSGKSMILKLISKELEENGINKENIIFINFESLII
- the hisJ gene encoding histidinol-phosphatase HisJ produces the protein MQTKKTIFPSNLHAHTFYCDGKNNAEDYILTAIEKGFTSVGLSGHSFTAFDTEPCMTEQGTQEYLKELKELKEKYKNKMQVYIGIEADFYTGYNKEIDKEMGLDFRIGSVHYVKDKKKDEYYCVDNTPEILKYGIKNYADEDERTFIEAYFDNIVEMVHTQKPDIIGHLDLVRKFNKNLKYFDENADWYKKKVEYVLDEIAKTDAIIEINTGGMSRGWTQTPYPSVPILERILAKNIPITISSDAHETKNIDFYFEESLEIARKVGFKSVKILDGEEFKDFEI